From Lolium perenne isolate Kyuss_39 chromosome 5, Kyuss_2.0, whole genome shotgun sequence, a single genomic window includes:
- the LOC127298458 gene encoding cytochrome P450 81Q32, which translates to MHTLSMEISLIHASLLLPLLLLPLYLLSWRRKVPSNGRGRGNKIPSPPALPVLGHLHLLKKPLHRSLAALAARYGGGRDGAGLLLLRFGATPVLLVSSPSIAEECFTVHDVALADRPGFASRRALIGGDCPSIALASYGPLWRHLRRIATVHALSAHRLSLTTAARDTEARAMARKLWLAAGPDAAVVSVKSTAYEFVVNVVMAMVAGRRMPEDEVLRFKAMTEAALAAAGSANRQDFLPFLRLLDFGRTGKRLAGLAKERHEFGQRLVDEYRRLNDPAITDETSTPASKTVIGDLLRHQERSPESYSDVVVRTVCLSLLQAGTDTSSSTIEWAMALLLNNPDVLTKATKEIANVVGMSRLLEERDLAHLPYLRCIIMETLRMYPITPHLTPHQASSDCIVADGQFVIPRGTMVLVDIYSMQRDPAVWDDPNKFKPERFSVGQEIGEGGGGKQMMIPFGMGRRKCPGEGLAWRTVGVALGVMIQCFRWERTHKEKVDMSEGSGFTMPMAVPLVAVCRPREEMEAVFKSTNK; encoded by the exons ATGCACACCTTGTCAATGGAGATCTCGCTCATCCATGCCTCGCTCTtacttcctctcctcctcctccccttgTACTTGCTCTCCTGGCGTCGGAAGGTACCAAGTAATGGCCGTGGCCGTGGCAATAAAATCCCGAGCCCGCCCGCTCTCCCGGTCCTcggccacctccacctcctcaagAAACCGCTGCACCGCTCCCTCGCGGCCCTCGCCGCGCGATACGGCGGTGGCCGCGACGGCGccggccttctcctcctccggTTCGGCGCCACGCCGGTCCTGCTCGTCTCCTCCCCGTCCATCGCCGAGGAGTGCTTTACCGTCCACGACGTCGCGCTCGCAGACCGCCCGGGGTTCGCGTCGCGGCGGGCTCTGATAGGCGGCGACTGCCCCAGCATCGCCCTTGCCAGCTACGGCCCACTCTGGCGCCACCTCCGCCGCATCGCCACCGTGCACGCGCTCTCCGCTCACCGCCTCTCGCTGACAACCGCTGCGCGCGACACCGAGGCCCGCGCCATGGCGCGGAAGCTCTGGCTCGCTGCCGGTCCTGACGCCGCCGTGGTCAGCGTCAAGTCCACGGCGTACGAGTTCGTTGTCAACGTGGTCATGGCCATGGTCGCCGGGAGGCGCATGCCGGAGGATGAGGTGCTCCGGTTCAAGGCGATGACCGAGGCGGCGTTAGCAGCGGCGGGGTCTGCCAACCGGCAGGATTTCCTGCCGTTCCTGCGGCTGCTAGACTTTGGGAGGACGGGGAAGAGGCTCGCCGGCCTGGCAAAGGAGCGGCACGAGTTCGGCCAGCGCCTCGTCGACGAGTACAGACGGCTTAACGACCCTGCCATCACCGACGAGACGTCCACGCCGGCGTCGAAGACGGTGATCGGGGATCTCCTGCGGCACCAGGAGAGGTCGCCGGAGTCGTACAGCGACGTGGTCGTCCGCACCGTCTGCCTG AGCCTTCTACAAGCTGGTACAGACACATCATCTAGCACGATCGAGTGGGCGATGGCTCTCCTGCTTAACAACCCGGATGTTCTAACCAAGGCGACAAAGGAGATTGCCAATGTCGTTGGAATGTCACGGCTGCTCGAGGAGCGTGACCTCGCACACCTCCCTTATCTCCGGTGTATCATCATGGAGACCCTTCGGATGTACCCCATCACACCTCACCTCACCCCACACCAAGCTTCGAGTGACTGCATCGTTGCTGACGGGCAGTTTGTCATCCCGCGCGGAACGATGGTGTTGGTCGATATATACTCCATGCAGAGGGACCCCGCCGTGTGGGATGACCCGAACAAGTTCAAACCGGAGAGGTTTTCTGTTGGCCAAGAAATCGGCGAGGGCGGTGGCGGAAAACAGATGATGATACCATTTGGGATGGGCCGACGGAAGTGTCCTGGGGAGGGGCTAGCATGGAGGACGGTTGGGGTAGCGTTGGGTGTCATGATCCAGTGCTTCAGGTGGGAACGGACACATAAAGAGAAGGTGGACATGAGCGAGGGGTCAGGGTTCACCATGCCCATGGCCGTGCCGCTCGTGGCGGTGTGCCGACCTCGTGAAGAAATGGAAGCAGTTTTCAAGAGTACAAACAAGTAG